The nucleotide window gctttctgctaaatcttaaatacattgcactttctaaaaagctttttcaactttgcctttatttttattttaatactaaaatgcctttttaactttctatttttttgcatatgtttttcttttacttacctattattttattttattgtatgacaatgtttatatgtgaagcacgtTGAGtttgccttgtgtatgaaaagtgctatataaataaagttgccttgccttgccttgcctatttaTCTACTGGCCGCCGGTGTGGCTACAACCTGAATGATCTACAGTAGTGTTTCCCCAAACTTGGGGTCAGGACCCCACTGCCGGTAACCTGATATTACTTTGGTTTTTTTAGGATATCCTGGCATAAAGTATAAGCTCCAGGAGATGTTTGATGGTACgttcttttaaaatgtataatatCTCATCAAATACAATGGTGTTACTACAATGTAACTTCTTAATTCAAGGCCTACTCATTTTGACTGAAAGGGAGAAAGATGAATTGCTCAATAGAAAAAGGTTAAATGGCTCACTTTTTTTGACATGGTATTGACAATAATGTAGAAATACATTACCTCCAGTCAACAGTGTGTGTTATTTCTGCAACAATGTTCAGGTGCAACTACATTTGTACTTTTGTTGATTAATTGAAAATGATCTCATATATGTTATGAATTGTACATTTATGCAGTTTGTTTTTACTATGTTTTATAAGGGAATTGAATGTTGTCCTTGCAACATGGGTGATGCGAATAGAGTTGTTCGCCATTTACTGTAATTTCACAATGCTTCAAACTTCTTCATACATATATGATCCTTTGCCATTTGTTGccctcaaatatatatatatatatattttttgtattaatTGAAAAACTTTTACGTTGGCAGTGTGCCAGAATTGAATGTTGACCTCCTCAATAACCACAGCACTCTTCTTCTGACAGAGCTTTGGAGTGTTGTGGGGCCCATGGACAGGCTGAGGAGTGAGAGGAACACCACAGGCGGGACCTCCGTGGGCAGGGACACGCTGAGCACAGCCGTGATCAAGAACGTTATCACGGTGGCGCTCTGCATCTCCATCAACTACATCAACGGCACCTTGGTCCACACCTTCACCAGACATCAGGTCAGCCGGCCTTCGGGCCCCTCCCCTGCAATCCTCAATCGTTTATTTGAGGAATTTGAGGTGTTTTATGCATCTTCATCTTTTTGACTATATGTTTGGTAGGTTTTTAGTAGATGCATCCCTCTGTGATATGAGATGGTTAATATAAGTTGAATAGTTTCTGTCGTCCATCACTTTAAGGCTGCATAGGTTTTTGTCAGGTTTAGGTGGTTATGTATTTTTTGTGAAGTTTAGGTGATTAAAGTGTGGGGCCGATTAATTATCACAAGTCATTTAGAAATCAGCTTACATTAATTTAAAGctcttcattttattttattcgcCAGTTAAGGTCCGATGAGGTTTAGTTGGTTCAGGTTTCTTAGGTTTGGGGAGGTTTGGGTAGTTATGGTTGCAGAGGTTTGGGTGAGGTTTAGGTGGTTAATGTTGGGTGTTGGTGAGGTTAGGGTGGTTATAGTGTGAGGCTGATGAATGCACGACATTTCAAAAACTTCCACCGAAATCCCGATAAAGGATGATGTCCCCCCAGATGTATAATGGATAGATCCAGTCcagcctaccagttggtacagtcaaCCATGCGGGGAACTGGGGAGTCAATTTATCTGTTAAAGATTAACAcctcacttgtgatgtcaccagtGGATCAATTTTGAAATATCTTCCAATGACTAATAAGCCTCAAACCTGTTGGGAAAGTAGGGGCCCTTTAAGGTTATGTATGTATTGTTGAGGTAAGGTCAAGGGAAGGATTCAGGTCTTTGTGAAAGATGGCAAGTAATCATGGCATTAATCATTAAGTTTAGGTTAAAGAGTTTTAACCCATGACCTTTCTGTCCAGATCTTCTACATGAACCCCCGTTACATACTTTTCATGCACCTGGTCATCAACGATATGATCCTTCTGACCCTGTTCGGCTTCATTCATGTCCTCACCTACATCATGTTAGACATGAGTGTGCCCTTCTGTACCCTGCTGTTGATAATGGCCCTCCTGACTGACCTTAACACACCCCTCACACTCGCGGTGCTGGCGATGGAATGCTACATCGCCATCTGCTTTCCTCTCCACCATGCCCAAATCTGCAATGTGCAGAAGACCTACCTGGTCATTGGCTTGATCTGGCTGATGAGTGGGCTCACCGTCCTACCAGATCTCTTTGTGATGCTTGGGACAGAGTCCCATGAATTCCTCCATTCCAGGGTCTTCTGTGTGTCGACCACAGTGTTCAGAAATCCGTACTTCAAGGAGAAGAGAGACGCTTCTAACAGCAtcttcctggtcctggtctggcTCGTCCTCTTCTACACCTACTTCAATATCCTGTTTGCTGCCAAGGCTGCCTCACTGGATGCCAAGAAAGGCAGGAACACTGTGATCCTCCACGGCTTCCAGCTGGTCCTCTGCATGCTCACCTATGTCAGCCACCTGGTCGTGATTGGGCTCACCAACCTCCTCCCTGCTGCGGTGCTTGCCATACGCTTCACTGTGCCTGTATTCATTAGTATCCTGCCAAGGCTCATCAGTCCCATTGTGTATGGCCTGCGAGACAAGACCTTCCGGAAGTACCTGAAAAGGCACTTGTTGTGTTAAAAGAGGAAAATTACTGGCCCTCAATCTAGTCTAAAGACATCCTCATGATGTCTTGTGCCGCGTTCATTTAGAGAAGCTTATTGAACTTTCAGCATATTAACTCTACTCGATCTGACAAACACTGAACTAGTGAAAACCAGATATCAGTTTTCCCTCTGCCCTGACTTTCTGCATGTCAACTCTGGGACTATAACACACTTGCTTCAAatgtttctctttctatcttaaaaaatgttttgatttCACTGTTATGTAGATGACATATTGGAAATAATTCTGTTGATAACTCTCTCaataaaagtaattagttatagtcTTCGGTCCCTTCTACAAAGGGACAACCatcatttaaataaacaaaataaactttTAAACTTTTAGTAGATTTGCACTGTATCTTCGAGTGTTGATTTTATTTTAAGTTGTGAAACGTCTCTCCAGGATACAGATATTTAGGTGTAAATCCAATTCAGTTCTCATTATTTTGATCGTAACAAATACATAATATACTGTTCCGTGTGCATAATATACGTGTACATAATGTACTGTTCCATATTCCACTTCCATGTATGTTCAGCACACGCATGCTCAGATGACACACCATCTGTGGGTGTAAATGAATACCAGATGGGAATTCTACTGCATATATACTTGTAATTCATTCTGCTGCACCCAGGAAATGCTTTAGGTGAGACTGCATCCTCAGGTATCTAATAGGGTTCATCACTAGCCACAAACCTGATGATATAGGCTTTAGTTATGTCACTGTTAGcaggtggcaggcaggcaggtaggacccaatagcagacGGTTCAGGTAAAGGGTAATTTATTAACgcaaaaaggcaaggaacaccgggaacacagaTGACGCAggtaacacaggtaacacatgatggcaaagcggtcaataacttGGCTTTCTCCCTtccaatggacaaaagagaaagttggtgaagccttccttgccccatggttgacctaagccaggtgtggagccttctcaacacactgaaagatcgctcacaactacaactgtttacaggaattgtgagtgcaatctgaattatctgtgtcagtgttgggaacactgttggatccagtatgttaaaaacaccctgtataaaCACCCCATAATTTCCattttgtgttaaggaagtttttggCCAATAAAACTTCCTCAAGTTTTGAAGtcagacaatttttcattcattattcatttccgcgtgtgtgcgtgcacgcatggtgtgtgtgtgtgtgtgtgcgtgctataaaactacaggctacagacgctcagtattgaaaaactggtgctaatttctaattggcttttatgtagcccctttcgttttttgattggctggtaagtggCAGGCTCTGAAGAATcccgaggcagcaggagatgcacttgatgactcctgccgattccatagtGAGAGCGGCACTTCTGCAgattaatataataaaatcaatggaattttactggggcactggagacttttactgtggcacgtgccccagtaaaaaggggctgacgacgcctctgaCAGTACCCCTCCCTTAAGGGTCGACaaccaggcgacccacgacatgcaaaaaaaatgaaagtcaaacccaaatagTATGTGTagaggagccaggaggagggaacCATAAAAATTAACCATGAGGCAACCAGCAGGAGTCTGTGGTTCCCCTTCTGAGCTCTGTGTAGAGTTAACCCTATCAGTGGAAATGGCGGTTAGGCCATTAAAGGAGCTGACGTGGCCATGGATGTGCCAAGGCATCCTGTCCCATCGGACTCGTCTctgacagagagaaccagagagggcAATGTGTTGTGGACTGGCAAACAGGTCCACCTCTGCTGTGCCATATTTGCTCCATATTGCCTCTACTACCTCTGGGTGGAGTCGCCACTCCCCCGACGGAGGTCTCTGGCGTGAAAGAAAGTCTGCCACCGGGATCTGTGGCCCTGAAAGGTACATAGCCCTGAGGCTGGAAAAGTAAGGGAGAGCCCATACAAGAAGTTGCTGTGCAACCTGTGATGACTGAGCCGACCTTGTGCCCCCCTTGGTGGTTGACATTGTAGACAGCTGAATTGTTGTTGCATCGTACCAGAACATGTCTGCCCCCCAAATAGGACAGGAATTCGCAGAGCACTAAATAAATAGCACGGAGCTCGAGCACATTTATGTGCTGTGTCCTGTGCTGCGCACTACAGAGCCCTCTCACCACCCTGTGCTGCCACACTGCCCTCCAGCCAGAGAGCGAAGCATCGGTCACCACCACCTCGCGGCGtgaggggatcgaacccagtgtgACACCTTTGGCAAGATATGCCCTGCGTCTCCAGGGTTGTAATGCCAGGAGGCATCGACTGGACACCCTGACCTTCCTGGATCCGTGCAACCTCGGATCTAGTGGAGGCCATTGGTCCAAACTTGGAACGGCCGTGGAGGAGGCCCAGTGGCACTATTGATGTTACTGACTTCAGCATTCCCTACAGCCTGAGAAAAAAGGCTTTACCTTACCATCCTGACCTCCCGAAAATGCAGGAGGATCTGGAGTATGGCCTCTACCCACCGCGGAGATGGGAAGGCAAGCATTTGGACAGAGTCCAGGGTTATGCCAAGGAACTGAACCTGTTGGCTGCGTATTAGACAACTTTTGCCATAGTTGACTGTAAGACCCAACCTTTCCACATGGCCTAGGAGGGCTGTGGTGTCCTGCTCTGCCCGTTCCCGGGTTGGAGTGCAAATAAGCCAATCGTCCAGATAAGGGAGGATCTGCATTCCGGTGTCTTGCATTGGTGCGAGCGCTGCCCGCCTGCACCTTGTGAAGATCTGTGGGGCTAGGGGTGACCAAAATGGGGTATCCCTAGACCAGTTACTAGCAGGCCCGCCCTTCGAATGCGAAGCGCAGGTATGGCCTGTGATGTGGTGCCATTGGGACGTGAAAATATGCATCCTTTAAATCTATTGATGTGAACCAGCTTTGCCATGCAACGGCCTGGAGCACTTCCGCTCTCTTTAGCATGTGAAAGGGCAATACTTTCAGAAAACTGTTAAGCCCTTGTAAGTCCTGTATAGGGCGAAACCCACCCTCTTTTTTTGGAACTGAAAAATACACTGAGTAAAACCCACCTTGCTGTGTCTGAGGATCTACGATCTCGATGGCCTTCTTCTCCAGGAGGGTGGATACCTCCTGGCTAAGGGCCTGTTGCCTTGTGGGATTGCTGACTGTAGTCAGTCTGATCCCCCTGAAAACTGGGGGCCGGCATCGGAATTGGAGATTGTACCCCTGGGAAAGCGTGGCCACCACCCAAGGGTCTGTAGTGCAACTTCCCCAGCAGATGAGGTGCTTCTGGGCGAAGCGCCTGATGCCCGGCCCTGAGCCGTCAGTACCAGCCCCCACGTCTTCttgggggcctgggggggggaaaCCCCGACCCTCGACCCATCTGTGCCTGGGGTACTGGCCTTGTGGGAGCCCGACGAGTTTCATAGGGTCACTCAGGAGCTGGTGATAACCACTAGGATACGCTGGCGGCAGAGGACGATTGGCGCCATAACCTTGTGGAGGCTGCTGTCTCGGTAGGGATGTAGCTCCCCGGAGGCTAGCAAACAGCTGCCGTGTCTGTTTAGCCTGGATGCCACGATTTAAGGCCTGTTGTGCTGCTGAGCCAAACAGCTCTCCCGGAACTACAGGGAGAGTGCGGAGGGTTCTCCGGCATGGCTCTGATAATGGGGACTGGGCCAGCCATACCTGCCGGCGAGCCAGCATTAGCGACGACATCAGCCTACCAAGCTCTCTGGTCATGAAGGCAAACGCCTGCAAAGACGTGTCACTTAGACTCTGCACTGAAGTATGTGCACTGGATGATTGCAAGGACTGAGACAGGGCCAGTATCAAATTGGACAAGGAGTTCCCGATACGGCCCATACGTGCCGCTGTGTCATAGCCCCTCGTTAATAGGCAATCTATGTGACTATGTGTCCTGGGACAGCGAGCATTTGGCCTCAACACCTCCTCTGGTGCCACAATGAGGGAGGGAATGGTCGGCTCTACGGCTGGCATTCGGTCAAGTCCATGCTTGCTGGCATTCTGCTGCTGTCACTGGTGTGATGAGATAAAGATCTGGGGTCTGGCCAGCATCTGTGAAGCTCCTCAATATAtggctgggagagaggctcAGAAAAAGTATTTTGTGGCGGGACACGGCTAAAGAATGGACTAGCTGGAGCGGAGCCTCATACAACCCTAAGCGTGCCAGTGCCATTCGGACCACTGGCTTAACCGGGGCTCCAACCATGCGGTTGCAGGGCTACCAGCAAAGAGTTACCGGCTAATATTGCTTCTATCCAAGCTTATTTCGTACTCTAAAACTATATTCGCTACTGCGGGTAGATACAAGGGGCATCTTGGAGAGTGACGTGGGCTTATATAGACGGGCGGCCTGACGTCATCCCCGGTCACATGTGACTTTGTTGATAGTAAATGCTCCacctgcgcatgcgcgatggataacatccagtgttaagcactgcctctggcggtcagtaagaatGAAAATAGAAGActccaaaacaagacaaggaaacagccAGACCATGACAAGTTAAGCTAAGTTAGTATGAGTTCAATGACTTTCATGGtcttaatgctggatttaaacAGATCATACCTAAATCAATGGGATTGTGGTGTGCCTTAGCTGTAACATTTTACAAAAACGGGTACAATACTTAAACATTAATGACAAATATTTAAGgtttaaccctcaccctatagCTAAAATACATTCCATTAATGTAATTAACATTAATTATTTGACCCTTAAAAATAAGTTTACATTTATTGTAAACTTGCCGATTTAAGAAACTCGTTTGGAATCTCATTGAAATTGTTGTTGAATTTGTTTCCCTATGGTCACAGGATTATCCTACAGATGGATGGTTCATCGAACGGTAACTTCACAGTGGTCTTATACCGGGATACGTGGTCTGGCGTTACCAAGAATGTCATGGCTGCGGCTCTTTGCATCTCCATCAACTACAATGACCTCATGGTGCACACCTTCCACAGGAACCATGTCAGTTTGTTCAGGTTCCTCTGGTTTCTGATTATTTCTGATCAACGAATTGAAATGTCTTTTCAAACTTCAattttttgttaaaatattGTAACTCTTATCATAATAATATTCTAATGATCAATTTtttataatatacattttcCACCACATTTTTTAGTGATCATTGGAAGttgatttaaataatatattatggaATTGCTAAATGGAAAAAGGGAACATTTTAACACATTCTGAGATTGATGGAATGACTTTTATACGGGGGTTTTACTGTTTGCATAATAGTTATAAATGCTATTAATATACTGTGACAGTGGTCGTAACAgtatttattaaaatgtatcatatatatatatatatatatatatatatatatatatatatatatatatatatatatattagagctgtcagttaaacgcgctattaacggcgttaacgcaaaccaattttaacgacgttcaattcaattcaattcaattcaattcaattttatttgtatagcccttaatcaccattacagtctcaaagggcttaacaggccaaatatttgtgacacccccctttacccatgcccccacacgggcaagaaaaaactcccttgaatcagcaaggaagaaatcttgagaagaaacgcagtgtaggggatcccttcttccagggatggtcaggagtgcaatgggtgccacaattgacatacaggtaaatacatgcacatcatataaAAATGGTGacggggttctggccggttatccatgaggagagtccaggcatccagtccagcacccgcaacacgctagaacaaacagaataatgaattagaacggaaaagtacatagtgggaatgtataatgtaataagaaaagcacaagcaaacagagtagtcttcacttcgcatctgttgttttcacactccaaatgcaagattgtagaggtgcgttttgagctttcctttgaatagctccacagagtcagcttccctgatcgctgatggcagcctattccataggaaggggtctcgataggcaaacgctctctgtccagccgatttctttttaaccttcggcagtgaaagaaggcaagctcccgaagaccggagggaccgagaaggactataaggaatgatcaggtccttcaagtacgatggagatagtccatgcaaggctttataggttagcaatagcaccttaaagtctgatctgaaagttattggtagccagtgtagagaggcgagaataggtgtaatatgatcaaactttctcgttctggtcaacagtctagctgccgcattaTGTACCAGCTGTAGGctttttgtggtagagttcggtaatcccgagaacagtgcattgcaatagtccagtcttgacgaaacaaatgcatgaatcagtgtctctgcatccactgcagataacattggtctgattcttgcaatgtttctcagatggaaaaaggcaattctagttatacttcttatatgctgGTCAAAGCATaattgagggtcaaacaggacaccaagatttctgacggatgcactctgtgggatggtgaagccatccaaccacagagagacatcctcaaacttttcccggtcccgcttcgagccgataatcatcagctctgtcttcccagtattaagctgtaggaagttttgtgacatccagcccttcacagcagccagacaggactcaaccctttgaatctgggccgagtccccggaatctacaggaatgtagagctgggtgtcatccgcatagcaatggaaactaattccgaagccgcggataacgtcacccaggggaagcatataaattgcaaaaagtaatggaccaagaaccgacccttgtggtacgccaaagcgcaatttacagtgctttgattctgcaccctcatgaagcacaaattgggttctatctgtgaggtacgattcaagccaaccaagagccgtacccccgaaaccaacatagtgttcaagacggtgaagaagaatGCTGTGGTCGATcgtatcaaacgcagcgctcagatccaacatcacaagcattgtgcttgtatttttatccaaagctaaaaggatgtcatttacaactcttgtaatagcagtttcagttgagtggtcatttctgaaccccgactggaaaggttcaaagagattgttcctcgtcagataatcaacgatttgctttgctacaatcctttcctgtaccttggacaagaagggcagattcgatataggccgatagtttctgactaattcaggatctaggccaggctttttgagtagcggtttcaacaccgcagccttgaaattggagggaacaattcctgttgaaaatgaaagattcataagcgagaggattgcaggccccaccgttggaaGAAGTTCCTTAAGAACCCTGGAAGGGAGGACTTCCGGTTTTGCAATGTGAGGGGTCGGTCACGCTTTGGGACGGCTCTGTGTATTTCATGATTTTCGTGCACCAAAGTGAAGTTTACCCTATGTAACTGTATTAATTATTTAAGAAAAGTTGGCCTACATCTCGGATCGATTCAATTGGCTTTACAATGTCGAGACAACAACGACAGGTGAAAGATTCTGCTCCAATCCAAGCAACATCGACGGCTAAGATGGCGGAGTCGCTAACCGTTGCTAGCCTGGTGCAGGAACttgacaaacacaaagaaagttTGGCGGCTGAACTCAAAACGTTCCTCACGACATCTTAGGATACCTCCCTTACACCTATACGGACGTCTCTCGAAACTATCAACGCGGCATTGGACTCTCACAACCAACGACCATTGAAAATACACTCTCCACCCAAAGTGACGAGATAGCCGAGCTTACAACGAGGCTTGATCACCTGGAGAAGGCCAATGCTGCATTAACATCCAAAGCGGAAGACCTTGAGAATCGTTCCAGACGACAGAATATAAGGATCGTTGGCCTACCGGAGGGTCTGGAGGGAGGTTCACCGTCGGAGTTCATTTCCAAGCTTCTCCGGTCACTTGTTGGAAATGAT belongs to Gadus morhua chromosome 13, gadMor3.0, whole genome shotgun sequence and includes:
- the LOC115557119 gene encoding odorant receptor 131-2-like, with the protein product MDRLRSERNTTGGTSVGRDTLSTAVIKNVITVALCISINYINGTLVHTFTRHQIFYMNPRYILFMHLVINDMILLTLFGFIHVLTYIMLDMSVPFCTLLLIMALLTDLNTPLTLAVLAMECYIAICFPLHHAQICNVQKTYLVIGLIWLMSGLTVLPDLFVMLGTESHEFLHSRVFCVSTTVFRNPYFKEKRDASNSIFLVLVWLVLFYTYFNILFAAKAASLDAKKGRNTVILHGFQLVLCMLTYVSHLVVIGLTNLLPAAVLAIRFTVPVFISILPRLISPIVYGLRDKTFRKYLKRHLLC